The Desulfuromonas versatilis genome has a segment encoding these proteins:
- a CDS encoding putative bifunctional diguanylate cyclase/phosphodiesterase, whose translation MNLKYDPTSSRDGKLDNSLLDSLAEASPHGVLLLDANGHAQLWNTPAEALLGWPAEEILGKPVNWLPAGSDREFEGRRQQAMTGKACCRMPLRAVHRSGRLVDLRATFTPVHTPAAESEGVMVLLETLSPPTQEDAARWEAEHLARATLDALPQHIAILDETGTIIAVNRAWREFAETNSTAPDLFCEGSNYLAVCDAIDEQQCPEAAAFAGGIRAVMQGTMLEFSLEYPCHSPVRPCWFMGRVTRFSDQGPMRIVVAHDNVTELMQAEKAIQQLAYYDLLTGLPNRLLLQDRLGQALAQAKREREMLAVLFLDLDRFKIINDTLGHAAGDRLLKTVAERLNACVRKSDTVARLGGDEFVVILPAVGHTEDPTLIAEKILHTLSRPFHLEGQKLFTSTSIGIAMYPADGPDAEALVKNADLAMYQAKEEGRNTFRFFSAELNDRAMSRLSMETALRRSLERGELELRFQEQTDLKSGRVCGVEALLRWRHPELGLLTPAEFLPLAEETGQIIVIGEWVLCAACNIALSWQRSGLPPVRITVNISSRQLRHYNLAQAVARILEETGLDPHWLELELTEDVLMQSGAEALERIRHLKANGVGLAIDDFGTGFSSLNLLKKAPVDRLKIDHSFIAELVSGPADTMVVRTIIDMAHNLGMKVIAEGVETEEQRDFLIGHGCDEVQGFHFHRPVTETEFRKLLESGALPQGRPS comes from the coding sequence ATGAACCTGAAATATGACCCAACCTCATCCAGGGATGGGAAACTGGACAACTCTCTGCTGGACAGCCTAGCCGAGGCTTCGCCCCACGGGGTCCTGCTGCTCGACGCAAACGGCCATGCCCAGCTCTGGAACACTCCGGCAGAAGCACTGCTGGGCTGGCCGGCCGAGGAAATCCTCGGCAAGCCGGTCAATTGGCTGCCTGCGGGTTCCGACCGGGAATTCGAAGGCCGCCGCCAGCAGGCCATGACCGGCAAGGCCTGCTGCCGCATGCCCCTGCGCGCCGTGCACCGCAGCGGGCGCCTCGTCGATCTGCGGGCGACCTTCACCCCGGTCCATACCCCCGCAGCCGAAAGTGAGGGGGTCATGGTTCTGCTCGAAACCCTCAGCCCCCCGACCCAGGAGGATGCCGCCCGCTGGGAGGCGGAACACCTGGCCCGGGCCACCCTGGACGCGCTCCCCCAGCACATCGCCATCCTCGACGAAACCGGCACCATCATCGCCGTCAACCGGGCCTGGCGGGAGTTTGCCGAGACCAACTCCACGGCCCCCGACCTTTTTTGCGAAGGGTCCAATTACCTGGCCGTCTGCGATGCCATCGACGAGCAGCAGTGCCCCGAGGCCGCCGCCTTTGCCGGGGGAATCCGCGCGGTGATGCAGGGGACCATGCTCGAATTCAGTCTCGAGTACCCCTGCCACAGTCCGGTGCGCCCCTGCTGGTTCATGGGCCGGGTAACCCGCTTCTCGGATCAGGGGCCGATGCGCATCGTGGTGGCCCACGACAACGTCACCGAGTTGATGCAGGCCGAAAAGGCCATCCAGCAGCTGGCCTATTACGACCTGCTGACCGGCCTGCCCAACCGCCTGCTGCTGCAGGACCGCCTCGGCCAGGCGTTGGCCCAGGCCAAGCGCGAGCGGGAGATGCTGGCGGTTCTGTTCCTGGATCTCGACCGCTTCAAAATCATCAACGACACCCTCGGCCACGCGGCCGGCGACCGGCTGCTGAAAACCGTTGCCGAGCGGCTCAATGCCTGCGTCCGCAAAAGCGACACCGTGGCTCGCTTGGGGGGGGACGAGTTCGTGGTCATCCTGCCGGCGGTGGGGCACACCGAGGACCCCACGCTGATCGCCGAGAAGATTCTTCACACCCTCTCGCGCCCCTTCCACCTGGAGGGGCAGAAACTCTTCACCTCGACCAGCATCGGCATCGCCATGTATCCGGCCGACGGCCCCGATGCCGAGGCCCTGGTCAAAAATGCCGACCTGGCCATGTACCAGGCCAAGGAGGAGGGGCGCAACACCTTCCGCTTCTTCTCCGCCGAGCTCAACGACCGGGCCATGAGCCGGCTCTCCATGGAAACGGCCCTGCGCCGGTCCCTGGAGCGGGGTGAACTCGAGCTGCGCTTCCAGGAGCAGACCGACCTGAAGAGCGGCCGGGTCTGCGGGGTCGAGGCGCTGCTGCGCTGGCGACACCCGGAGCTGGGGCTGCTCACCCCGGCGGAGTTTCTCCCCCTGGCCGAGGAGACCGGGCAGATCATCGTCATCGGCGAGTGGGTGTTGTGCGCCGCCTGCAACATCGCCCTGTCCTGGCAGCGCTCCGGGCTGCCGCCGGTCCGCATCACCGTCAACATTTCCTCCCGGCAACTGCGTCACTACAACCTGGCCCAGGCCGTCGCCAGAATCCTCGAGGAGACCGGCCTCGATCCACACTGGCTGGAGCTTGAGCTGACCGAAGACGTGCTCATGCAGAGCGGCGCCGAGGCCCTTGAGCGAATCCGCCACCTCAAAGCCAACGGAGTCGGGCTGGCCATCGACGACTTCGGCACCGGCTTCTCCTCCCTCAATCTGCTGAAGAAAGCTCCCGTGGATCGCCTGAAGATCGACCATTCCTTCATCGCCGAGCTGGTATCCGGACCGGCCGACACCATGGTGGTCCGCACCATCATCGACATGGCCCACAACCTCGGCATGAAGGTCATCGCCGAAGGGGTCGAAACCGAGGAGCAGCGCGACTTTCTCATCGGCCACGGCTGCGACGAGGTACAGGGGTTTCATTTCCACCGCCCGGTCACCGAAACCGAGTTCCGCAAGCTGCTTGAATCCGGAGCACTCCCCCAGGGCAGGCCGTCCTGA
- a CDS encoding radical SAM protein, producing the protein MYYYFDYDEPLFRPPSEAQSLIFQITIGCSQNHCTFCGMYKGKRFRVRPVAEILREIASVPQHHRSYVQRVFLADGDALVYPQAGLIQILEALAATFPNLTRIGVYASPNSLTTKNAEELAALREKKLRILYFGLESADPVTLEAVNKGFSPQRMLELCRKARQAGMKLSVTAILGLGGRERSLEHARATAAWISELSPEYFSLLTLFMRHNDDFLRSITPLSRGDILEEALEMVSHLAPQKTILRSNHVSNFLNLAGSYPKDRQRLIDEVATAIGQARRHPAWYAEIPDYREELF; encoded by the coding sequence ATGTACTACTATTTCGATTACGACGAACCGCTGTTCCGCCCGCCGAGCGAGGCGCAGAGCCTGATTTTCCAGATCACCATCGGCTGCTCGCAGAACCACTGCACCTTCTGCGGCATGTATAAAGGCAAACGGTTCCGGGTGCGCCCCGTCGCCGAGATCCTGCGGGAGATCGCGTCGGTGCCGCAGCACCACCGCTCCTACGTGCAGCGGGTGTTTCTCGCCGACGGCGACGCCCTGGTCTATCCCCAGGCCGGGCTGATACAGATCCTCGAGGCCCTGGCCGCGACCTTCCCCAACCTGACCCGCATCGGCGTCTACGCCTCGCCCAACAGCCTGACCACCAAGAACGCCGAGGAGCTTGCCGCGCTGCGCGAGAAGAAACTGCGCATCCTCTATTTCGGCCTGGAGAGCGCCGATCCGGTTACCCTGGAAGCGGTCAACAAGGGTTTTTCCCCGCAGCGGATGCTGGAGCTCTGCCGGAAGGCCCGGCAGGCGGGCATGAAGCTTTCGGTCACCGCCATCCTCGGCCTGGGCGGGCGGGAGCGCAGCCTGGAGCACGCCCGCGCCACCGCCGCCTGGATCAGCGAACTCTCCCCCGAGTATTTCTCGCTGCTCACCCTGTTCATGCGCCACAACGACGATTTTCTGCGCAGCATCACCCCCCTGAGCCGCGGCGACATTCTCGAAGAGGCGCTGGAGATGGTCAGCCATCTCGCCCCGCAGAAAACCATCCTGCGCTCCAACCACGTCTCCAACTTCCTCAACCTGGCCGGCAGCTACCCCAAGGACCGCCAGCGGCTCATCGACGAAGTCGCAACCGCCATCGGCCAGGCCCGCCGCCATCCCGCCTGGTACGCCGAAATTCCCGATTACCGCGAAGAGCTGTTCTGA
- a CDS encoding rhomboid family intramembrane serine protease, giving the protein MLLPVGDTPNPRGTPWLNYLLIGVNVAVFLLVSLPMMMSRPDLSDPLLLEYLRALGARGAIPVDAVLEHVSAYDLAVFRYGYRPADPSLLTLFTSLFLHGGWLHLAGNMLFLGIFGDNVEHRLGRLNYLLAYLGAGIVATLFFSLFVPGSNIPLVGASGAISGVLGCYFIWFPRNRVKVFVFLFPILMNTFLVPARMVLGFYLVVDNLIPFLLTQGGGSGVAHGAHIGGFFGGLGLAWALERAPGLLERRRSQAAFRGQAGEGGNGEEPSLGGRITRLLGLGELPRAAALYESLPERAERLQVGDEAVLAIGEYLVSAGGYDRALAVFRRFIAERPRSPMLDRAFLGAGKALIHKPRCIPSAYQYFLAALDVAKSQELAEEARMHLRAIERLGEDG; this is encoded by the coding sequence ATGCTCCTGCCAGTCGGCGACACCCCCAATCCGCGCGGCACCCCCTGGCTGAACTACCTGCTGATCGGTGTCAACGTCGCGGTTTTTCTGCTCGTCTCGCTGCCGATGATGATGTCCCGGCCGGACCTGTCGGATCCGCTGCTGCTCGAATACCTGCGCGCCCTGGGGGCGCGGGGCGCGATCCCCGTGGATGCGGTGCTCGAGCATGTTTCGGCTTATGACCTGGCGGTGTTCCGCTACGGCTACCGACCCGCCGACCCCTCGCTGCTGACCCTGTTCACCTCCCTGTTCCTCCACGGCGGGTGGCTGCACCTGGCAGGCAATATGCTGTTCCTGGGTATCTTCGGCGACAACGTCGAACACCGCCTCGGCCGTCTCAACTACCTGCTGGCCTACCTGGGAGCGGGGATCGTCGCGACCCTGTTCTTTTCCCTGTTCGTCCCCGGCTCCAACATCCCCCTGGTGGGCGCTTCCGGGGCGATCTCCGGGGTGCTCGGCTGCTATTTCATCTGGTTCCCCCGCAACCGCGTGAAGGTGTTCGTGTTCCTGTTCCCGATCCTGATGAACACCTTCCTGGTCCCGGCCCGCATGGTGCTCGGCTTTTACCTGGTGGTGGACAATCTCATCCCCTTTCTGCTCACCCAGGGCGGCGGCAGCGGGGTCGCCCACGGCGCCCATATCGGCGGTTTTTTCGGTGGGCTGGGGCTGGCCTGGGCCCTGGAGCGGGCCCCGGGATTGCTGGAGCGCAGGCGCTCGCAGGCCGCATTTCGCGGCCAGGCGGGCGAGGGGGGAAACGGCGAGGAGCCTTCGCTCGGCGGGCGCATCACCCGCCTGCTGGGCCTCGGCGAGCTGCCCCGCGCCGCGGCTCTCTACGAGAGCCTGCCCGAGCGGGCCGAACGGCTGCAGGTCGGGGATGAGGCGGTGCTGGCCATCGGTGAATACCTGGTGAGCGCCGGGGGCTACGACCGGGCCCTGGCGGTGTTCCGCCGCTTTATCGCCGAACGCCCCCGCTCGCCCATGCTCGACCGCGCGTTTCTCGGCGCCGGCAAGGCGCTGATCCACAAACCGCGCTGCATCCCCAGCGCCTACCAGTATTTTCTCGCCGCGTTGGATGTGGCAAAATCGCAGGAGCTGGCCGAAGAGGCGCGCATGCACCTGCGGGCCATCGAGCGGCTGGGAGAGGACGGGTGA
- a CDS encoding trimeric intracellular cation channel family protein, whose protein sequence is MNLLYFLDLVGTAAFAASGAWAAVRNRMDLFGVLVLGLVTATGGGTLRDLLLGDTPPFCLKDENYLYISFGVALAVFFLHPWLKALAHPLLYFDAVGLGTFVVIGTGKALSFHMGFLGAVMMGVMTATAGGMVRDVLSNQVPLILRREIYASACLAGAALLVLLDKTPLPQPLAALAAALVVIALRLLAIRYNWALPRARG, encoded by the coding sequence TTGAACCTGCTTTATTTCCTCGACCTGGTGGGGACAGCGGCCTTCGCCGCCTCGGGTGCCTGGGCCGCCGTGCGCAACCGCATGGACCTGTTCGGCGTGCTAGTGCTGGGCCTGGTGACGGCCACCGGCGGCGGAACCCTCCGCGATCTGCTGCTGGGCGACACCCCGCCCTTCTGCCTCAAGGACGAAAACTACCTCTACATCTCCTTCGGGGTGGCGCTGGCGGTATTCTTTCTGCACCCCTGGCTAAAAGCCCTGGCCCATCCGCTGCTCTATTTCGACGCCGTCGGCCTGGGTACTTTCGTAGTCATCGGCACCGGCAAGGCGCTCAGCTTTCACATGGGATTTCTGGGGGCGGTGATGATGGGAGTGATGACCGCCACCGCCGGCGGCATGGTGCGGGACGTGCTTTCCAACCAGGTGCCGCTGATCCTGCGCCGGGAGATCTACGCCTCGGCCTGCCTGGCCGGCGCCGCGCTGCTGGTGCTGCTTGACAAGACCCCCCTGCCCCAGCCGCTGGCCGCCCTGGCTGCGGCCCTGGTGGTGATCGCCCTGCGGCTGCTGGCCATCCGCTACAACTGGGCATTGCCGCGAGCCAGGGGCTGA
- a CDS encoding fumarylacetoacetate hydrolase family protein yields the protein MHIVRLQGTSKTYRVGKVLCLARNYSEHIRELGNEVPEKAVFFIKPATSLIGNGEQIVIPAYSSDCHHEVELAVLISKFGKNIPAAEAMTHVAGYGVALDMTLRDVQSQLKAKGLPWEIAKGFDTSCPLSDFVPTAKIPDPHSLAISLSVNGELRQDSTTEFMMRRIPEIIEEVSTIFSLEEGDIILTGTPAGVGPVRSGDRLCAAIKGVGTLEVSVQ from the coding sequence ATGCATATCGTACGACTGCAAGGCACCAGCAAGACCTACCGGGTCGGAAAGGTTCTCTGCCTGGCCCGCAACTACAGCGAACACATCCGCGAACTGGGCAACGAGGTTCCGGAGAAGGCGGTGTTTTTCATCAAGCCGGCTACCAGCCTCATCGGCAACGGTGAACAGATCGTCATCCCCGCCTATTCCTCCGACTGTCACCATGAAGTGGAGCTGGCGGTGCTGATCAGCAAATTCGGCAAGAACATCCCGGCGGCCGAGGCCATGACCCACGTTGCCGGCTACGGCGTCGCCCTGGACATGACCCTGCGCGACGTGCAGTCCCAGCTCAAGGCCAAGGGGCTGCCCTGGGAGATTGCCAAGGGGTTCGATACTTCCTGCCCCCTGTCGGACTTCGTCCCCACGGCAAAAATCCCCGACCCGCACTCCCTGGCGATCTCCCTCAGCGTCAATGGCGAGCTGCGCCAGGACTCCACCACGGAGTTCATGATGCGCAGGATTCCGGAGATCATCGAGGAGGTATCGACGATTTTCTCCCTGGAGGAAGGGGACATCATCCTGACCGGCACCCCCGCCGGCGTCGGGCCCGTGCGCAGCGGCGACCGCCTGTGCGCGGCGATCAAAGGCGTGGGGACTCTGGAGGTGAGCGTCCAGTGA
- a CDS encoding Rossmann-like and DUF2520 domain-containing protein → MNKRVVLIGPGRLGQAIGRLLAEAGYDIRAVISRDQGRAVEAARFIGFRHAATTELARAAEGELVLIALPDDQIGEMAATLRRGGHLAAGSVLVHFSGLHPASIMLGEQGPPLGALAIHPLQTFADAVMGVRNLPGSPCSVEGAAELLPLAEQFVEDLGGTPFRIAAECKPLYHAAACFTSNYLVSLVAAACEMLCGCGLEKAEATRLLLPLLTGTCHNLSVLGPEQALTGPIARGDQRTVGKHLQALGQMPADLGEIYRVLGRKTVEVAQRKGTIDPQKAADLLKLLADQ, encoded by the coding sequence GTGAACAAGAGGGTCGTACTGATCGGACCCGGGAGGCTGGGCCAGGCAATCGGCAGACTGCTGGCCGAGGCCGGCTACGATATCCGGGCGGTCATCAGCCGGGACCAGGGCCGGGCGGTGGAGGCGGCCCGCTTCATCGGCTTCCGCCATGCGGCCACCACCGAGCTCGCCCGGGCCGCGGAGGGTGAGCTGGTATTGATCGCCCTGCCCGACGACCAGATCGGCGAGATGGCCGCGACCCTGCGCCGCGGCGGCCACCTGGCCGCCGGATCGGTACTGGTCCACTTCAGCGGCCTGCACCCGGCCTCGATCATGCTCGGCGAGCAGGGACCGCCTCTCGGGGCCCTGGCCATCCACCCCCTGCAGACCTTTGCCGACGCGGTGATGGGGGTAAGAAACCTCCCCGGCAGCCCCTGCTCGGTGGAAGGGGCGGCTGAGTTGCTGCCTTTGGCCGAGCAGTTCGTCGAGGACCTGGGCGGAACCCCCTTTCGCATTGCCGCCGAATGCAAACCCCTGTACCACGCGGCGGCCTGTTTCACCTCCAACTACCTGGTCAGCCTGGTCGCCGCCGCCTGCGAAATGCTCTGCGGCTGCGGACTGGAAAAAGCCGAGGCGACCCGCCTGTTGCTGCCCCTGCTGACTGGTACCTGCCACAACCTTTCGGTCCTCGGCCCGGAGCAGGCCCTCACCGGCCCCATCGCCCGCGGCGACCAGCGCACCGTCGGCAAGCACCTGCAGGCCCTCGGACAGATGCCCGCGGATCTGGGCGAGATCTACCGGGTTCTGGGCAGAAAAACCGTGGAGGTCGCCCAGCGCAAAGGGACCATCGATCCGCAGAAGGCAGCGGACCTGCTGAAGTTGCTCGCGGACCAATAG
- the nfi gene encoding deoxyribonuclease V (cleaves DNA at apurinic or apyrimidinic sites) encodes MVIPCLHNWSMTYPEAAALQRQLAAEVTLVNRLPQPVRLVAGVDVSYQPHGELFFAGVVVLERPGLRVVEEASARGRVEFPYVPGFLSFRELPVVIEAFRNLNRVPDAILVDGQGIAHPRRLGVASHLGLWLGLPTVGCAKSRLCGEYEPPGPARGDRQPLQLGGEQVGVVLTTRDRVKPLFISPGHLVDIDTAAQLTLECCGRYRMPEPTRLAHHLTNRLRKEYLAEMASEE; translated from the coding sequence ATGGTAATACCCTGCCTGCACAACTGGTCCATGACCTACCCCGAAGCCGCAGCCCTGCAGCGGCAGCTGGCGGCCGAAGTGACGCTGGTCAACCGCCTCCCGCAGCCGGTGCGGCTGGTGGCCGGGGTCGATGTTTCCTACCAGCCCCACGGCGAGCTGTTTTTCGCCGGGGTGGTGGTGCTGGAACGACCGGGCCTGAGGGTGGTGGAGGAGGCCTCGGCCCGGGGTCGGGTGGAATTCCCCTATGTGCCCGGGTTCCTTTCCTTTCGCGAACTCCCCGTGGTGATCGAGGCGTTTCGGAACCTGAACAGGGTTCCGGATGCCATCCTGGTGGACGGCCAGGGGATCGCCCATCCCCGGCGCCTGGGCGTCGCCAGTCATCTCGGGCTCTGGCTCGGGCTGCCGACGGTCGGCTGCGCCAAGAGCCGACTGTGCGGCGAGTATGAGCCCCCCGGCCCGGCCCGCGGCGACCGGCAGCCCCTGCAACTGGGCGGCGAGCAGGTGGGGGTGGTGCTGACTACCCGCGACAGGGTCAAGCCCCTGTTCATTTCGCCTGGACACCTGGTGGATATCGATACCGCGGCGCAGCTGACCCTGGAATGCTGCGGGCGCTACCGCATGCCCGAGCCCACCCGGCTGGCCCACCATCTGACCAATCGGCTGCGCAAGGAGTATCTGGCTGAAATGGCCAGTGAGGAGTGA
- a CDS encoding D-2-hydroxyacid dehydrogenase, with amino-acid sequence MKIVVLDGYALNPGDLSWDGLQGLGELVVHERTPGEQLMARAAGAQVLLTNKTVLDRSAIEALPDLQYIGVLATGYNVVDVKAAGERGITVTNVPGYGTRSVAQMVFALLLEMTQQVGHHARLVRYGAWSRSPDFCFWDRPLVELDGLAMGVVGFGTIGRQVAQLARAFGMRVLVHTGHPEKYRAQVADPQIEFVELERLFGESDVISLHCPLTPATEGLVNASRLASMKPGAFLINTGRGPLVDEAALAEALNREKIAGAGLDVLCGEPPPADNPLLSARNCFITPHIAWATRAARERLLLTAVENLQAYLDGQPQNRVN; translated from the coding sequence ATGAAAATCGTGGTGCTGGATGGCTATGCCTTGAATCCCGGCGACCTGAGCTGGGATGGCTTGCAGGGGCTGGGGGAGCTGGTGGTGCATGAGCGAACTCCCGGGGAGCAGCTCATGGCGCGCGCCGCGGGGGCGCAGGTGCTGCTGACCAACAAGACGGTCCTCGACCGCTCGGCCATCGAGGCGCTGCCGGATTTGCAGTACATCGGGGTGCTCGCCACCGGCTACAACGTGGTGGACGTCAAGGCGGCCGGGGAGCGGGGGATCACGGTCACCAACGTGCCCGGCTACGGCACCCGCTCGGTGGCGCAGATGGTCTTCGCCCTGCTGCTGGAGATGACCCAGCAGGTTGGACACCACGCCCGGCTGGTGCGTTACGGCGCCTGGAGCCGCAGTCCCGATTTCTGCTTCTGGGACCGGCCGCTGGTGGAGCTGGACGGGCTGGCCATGGGGGTGGTCGGTTTCGGCACCATCGGCCGGCAGGTAGCACAGCTGGCCCGGGCTTTCGGCATGCGGGTGCTGGTGCATACCGGCCACCCGGAGAAATACCGCGCGCAGGTTGCCGATCCGCAGATCGAATTCGTCGAGCTGGAGCGGCTGTTCGGCGAGAGCGACGTGATCAGCCTCCATTGCCCCCTCACCCCGGCGACCGAAGGGCTGGTCAACGCCTCGCGGCTGGCTTCGATGAAGCCGGGCGCCTTTCTGATCAACACCGGCCGCGGCCCCCTGGTGGACGAGGCGGCCCTGGCCGAGGCGCTGAACCGTGAGAAAATCGCCGGAGCCGGCCTGGATGTGCTGTGCGGCGAGCCGCCGCCGGCGGACAACCCCCTGCTGAGCGCCCGCAACTGCTTCATCACCCCGCACATCGCCTGGGCCACCCGGGCCGCGCGGGAAAGGCTGCTGCTGACCGCCGTCGAGAACCTGCAGGCCTATCTCGACGGCCAGCCCCAAAACCGCGTGAACTGA
- the ppdK gene encoding pyruvate, phosphate dikinase, producing the protein MATKYVYFFGNGKAEGKGDMKNLLGGKGANLAEMTAIGLPVPPGFTITTEVCTEFYKNNRNYPAELKGQVAEQLRQVEELMGRKFGDSGNPLLVSVRSGARASMPGMMDTVLNLGLNDQTVQGVIAKSGDPRFAYDSYRRFIQMYSNVVLNLDGDILEDILEHMKEQRGVRNDTELSADDLKQLVSLFKTRVKEELGREFPEDPQEQLWGAIGAVFGSWMNPRAITYRKLNNIPAEWGTAVNVQSMVYGNMGDDCATGVAFTRNPSTGEKVFFGEFLVNAQGEDVVAGIRTPQPINKAGGDGSLPSMEEVMPACYGQLMQIQDTLERHYRDMQDIEFTIEKSKLYMLQTRNGKRTARAAMKIAVDMVKEGLISDREAVLRVAPEQLDQLLHPSLDPKAPKNVIAKGLPASPGAACGEVVFSADEAEEAAKIGLKVILVRVETSPEDIHGMHAAQGILTARGGMTSHAAVVARGMGKCCVSGCGDIKVEYAGQRFTARNGVVVSKGDIVTLDGSTGEVMLGSVPTVQPELTGDFGQIMEWVDKYRRMKVRTNADTPHDSKVARQFGAEGIGLCRTEHMFFEGERIMAVREMILAADLEGRKRALGKILPMQKGDFIGIFREMKGLPVTIRLLDPPLHEFLPHTDKEIEELSKVMNVQAATLKNKVEFLHEFNPMLGHRGCRLGITFPEIYDMQVQAIMEAACELIKEEGFQIVPEIMIPLVGEVKELGILKASAIRVADEVIGRYGVEVKYLIGTMIELPRAALTADEIAREAEFFSFGTNDLTQTTYGLSRDDAGKFLPYYVEREIYPNDPFVALDQAGVGQLVKMGCEKGRQTRPEIKLGICGEHGGEASSVIFCHKIGLDYVSCSPYRVPIARLAAAHAAIQDELTK; encoded by the coding sequence ATGGCAACGAAGTACGTGTACTTCTTCGGCAACGGCAAGGCCGAAGGCAAGGGGGACATGAAGAACCTGCTCGGCGGCAAGGGCGCCAATTTGGCGGAAATGACCGCCATCGGGCTGCCGGTGCCCCCGGGTTTCACCATCACCACCGAGGTCTGCACCGAGTTCTACAAGAACAACCGCAACTACCCGGCCGAACTCAAGGGGCAGGTCGCGGAGCAACTCCGGCAGGTCGAGGAGCTGATGGGCCGCAAGTTCGGCGATTCGGGCAACCCTCTGCTGGTTTCGGTCCGTTCCGGGGCCCGGGCCTCGATGCCCGGCATGATGGACACGGTGCTCAACCTCGGCCTCAATGACCAGACGGTCCAGGGGGTCATTGCCAAGAGCGGCGATCCCCGCTTTGCCTACGACTCCTACCGCCGCTTCATCCAGATGTACTCCAACGTGGTGCTCAACCTCGACGGCGACATCCTCGAGGACATCCTCGAGCACATGAAGGAGCAGCGCGGGGTCAGGAACGACACGGAGCTCAGCGCCGACGATCTCAAGCAGCTGGTGAGCCTGTTCAAGACCAGGGTCAAGGAAGAGCTCGGCCGCGAGTTTCCCGAAGATCCCCAGGAGCAGCTCTGGGGCGCAATCGGTGCCGTGTTCGGCTCCTGGATGAACCCGCGGGCCATCACTTACCGCAAGCTCAACAACATCCCCGCCGAGTGGGGGACCGCGGTCAACGTCCAGTCGATGGTCTACGGCAACATGGGCGATGACTGCGCCACCGGAGTCGCCTTCACCCGCAACCCCTCCACCGGCGAAAAAGTCTTCTTCGGCGAGTTCCTGGTCAACGCCCAGGGCGAGGACGTGGTGGCCGGCATCCGCACCCCGCAGCCGATCAACAAGGCCGGCGGCGACGGTTCGCTCCCCTCGATGGAAGAGGTGATGCCCGCCTGCTACGGCCAGCTGATGCAGATCCAGGACACCCTGGAGCGGCATTACCGCGACATGCAGGACATCGAGTTCACCATCGAGAAGAGCAAGCTCTACATGCTGCAGACCCGCAACGGCAAGCGCACCGCCCGCGCGGCGATGAAGATTGCCGTCGACATGGTCAAGGAAGGGCTGATCAGCGACCGCGAGGCGGTCCTGCGCGTCGCCCCCGAGCAGCTCGACCAGCTGCTGCACCCCTCCCTGGATCCCAAGGCGCCCAAGAACGTCATCGCCAAGGGCCTGCCGGCTTCTCCCGGCGCCGCCTGCGGGGAGGTGGTGTTCTCCGCCGACGAGGCCGAGGAAGCCGCCAAGATCGGCCTCAAGGTCATCCTGGTGCGGGTCGAGACCAGCCCCGAGGACATCCACGGCATGCATGCCGCCCAGGGGATTCTCACCGCCCGCGGCGGCATGACCTCCCACGCCGCGGTGGTCGCCCGCGGCATGGGCAAATGCTGCGTCTCCGGCTGCGGCGACATCAAGGTGGAGTACGCCGGGCAGCGCTTCACCGCCAGAAACGGGGTGGTGGTCAGCAAGGGGGATATCGTCACCCTCGACGGCTCCACCGGCGAAGTCATGCTCGGCTCGGTCCCCACGGTGCAGCCTGAGCTCACCGGCGATTTCGGCCAGATCATGGAATGGGTCGACAAGTACCGCCGCATGAAGGTGCGCACCAACGCCGACACCCCCCACGACTCCAAGGTCGCCCGCCAGTTCGGCGCCGAGGGGATAGGCCTGTGCCGCACCGAGCACATGTTCTTCGAGGGCGAGCGGATCATGGCGGTGCGCGAGATGATCCTGGCCGCCGACCTCGAAGGGCGCAAACGCGCCCTGGGCAAGATCCTGCCCATGCAGAAGGGGGACTTCATCGGCATCTTCCGCGAGATGAAGGGGCTGCCGGTGACCATCCGCCTGCTCGACCCGCCGCTGCACGAGTTTCTGCCGCACACCGACAAGGAGATCGAAGAACTCTCCAAGGTCATGAACGTTCAGGCCGCGACCCTGAAGAACAAGGTCGAATTCCTGCACGAGTTTAACCCGATGCTCGGCCATCGCGGCTGCCGGCTCGGCATCACCTTCCCCGAGATCTACGACATGCAGGTGCAGGCCATCATGGAAGCGGCCTGCGAGCTGATCAAGGAGGAGGGCTTCCAGATCGTCCCCGAGATCATGATCCCTCTGGTGGGCGAAGTGAAGGAGCTGGGCATCCTCAAGGCCAGTGCCATCCGCGTTGCCGACGAGGTGATCGGCCGCTACGGCGTCGAGGTGAAATACCTGATCGGCACCATGATCGAGCTGCCCCGGGCCGCGCTGACCGCCGACGAGATCGCCCGCGAGGCCGAGTTCTTCTCCTTCGGCACCAACGACCTGACCCAGACCACCTACGGGCTCTCGCGCGACGACGCCGGGAAATTCCTCCCCTATTACGTCGAGCGCGAGATCTATCCCAACGACCCCTTTGTCGCCCTCGACCAGGCCGGGGTCGGCCAACTGGTGAAGATGGGGTGCGAGAAGGGCCGCCAGACCCGGCCGGAGATCAAGCTTGGCATCTGCGGCGAGCATGGCGGCGAGGCCTCCAGCGTCATCTTCTGCCACAAGATCGGGCTCGACTACGTTTCCTGCTCCCCCTACCGGGTGCCTATCGCCCGGCTGGCCGCCGCCCACGCGGCGATTCAGGACGAGTTGACAAAGTAG